The following are from one region of the Salvia hispanica cultivar TCC Black 2014 chromosome 1, UniMelb_Shisp_WGS_1.0, whole genome shotgun sequence genome:
- the LOC125201362 gene encoding eukaryotic translation initiation factor 4B3-like, which produces MAATVSAWGKPGAWALDAEQNESALLHQTQEDHSAAETPDFPSLSAGASSKTKKKKPQALSLQEFSAYSSGKPKGLTHDELSALPTGPRERSAEELDRNKLGGGFRSYGGRDEQPRRQGSFNRELAPSRADETDDWGANKKSSANSGSERRERGGFFGDSQSRADEVDNWATNKNSEARRYEKRGGLGMESGDGGSDSSNWGKRSGGAFDSLRDRRGGMEADPESWGRKREESGGNRPRLNLQPRTLPVNEEGSNSAVKSKGSSNPFGEARPREEVLKDKAQDIKQIEERLEGVSVDSAESVWRKPGSVDPPQSAGETEADNDDSENKDCEI; this is translated from the exons ATGGCGGCAACGGTGAGCGCGTGGGGAAAGCCTGGCGCGTGGGCATTGGATGCCGAACAGAATGAGTCCGCGCTTCTCCACCAGACCCAGGAGGATCATTCCGCCGCTGAAACGCCTGATTTTCCGTCACTCTCCGCCGGCGCCTCCTCCAAGactaagaagaagaagcctCAGGCGCTGTCGCTTCAGGAATTCTCGGCCTACAGCTCCGGAAAGCCCAAGGGATTGACTCACGATGAGCTATCGGCGCTTCCCACCGGTCCGCGCGAGCGCTCCGCCGAGGAGCTCGACCGGAATAAGCTCGGCGGCGGTTTTAGATCCTACGGCGGCAGGGATGAGCAGCCGCGCCGTCAGGGGAGCTTCAATCGGGAATTAGCGCCTTCTAGGGCTGACGAGACTGATGATTGGGGCGCGAATAAGAAATCTTCTGCGAATTCTGGATCTGAGAGGAGAGAGCGAGGGGGTTTCTTTGGGGATTCGCAATCGCGGGCGGATGAGGTCGATAATTGGGCGACAAATAAGAATTCGGAGGCGAGGAGGTATGAGAAGAGAGGCGGATTGGGGATGGAATCGGGTGATGGTGGTTCTGATTCGAGTAATTGGGGGAAGAGGAGCGGTGGAGCTTTTGATAGCTTGAGGGATAGAAGAGGCGGAATGGAGGCGGATCCGGAGAGCTGGGGGaggaagagagaagaaagcGGCGGCAATAGGCCGAGGTTGAATCTGCAGCCAAGGACGCTGCCAGTGAATGAGGAAGGCAGTAATAGTGCTGTGAAGTCCAAGGGGAGCAGCAATCCATTTGGTGAGGCGAGGCCGAGGGAGGAGGTGCTCAAGGACAAGGCTCAAGATATCAAGCAAATTGAGGAGAGGCTCGAGGGCGTTAGCGTTGATTCTGCAGAGAGCGTTTGGAGGAAGCCGGGATCGGTTGATCCTCCACAGAG TGCTGGTGAAACTGAAGCTGACAACGATGATTCTGAGAATAAGGATTGTGAAATATGA
- the LOC125194908 gene encoding uncharacterized protein LOC125194908: protein MNSESSSHSRSDEEISHSSSEEEVPPAPTGWDVAGFANNPVNNYISRFIQSELARMQQPPQRPIRRRRRYIPRDHAGGHDRLFADYFAEKPRYPADVFRRRFIMRRSLFLRIVNALSARYPEFRLQRDATGKPGLLPLQKCTVAIRKLAYGGSADMFDEYLQCGETTGNECLKNFCQGVREIFGEHYLRSPDAADCQFLLDWHWRTHGFPRMLGSIDCMHWQWKNCPTAWRGQFTTGYKGTHPAIILEAIADQRLWIWHAYFGIAGLNNDLNVLNSLPLFNERVNGLGPSIEFTANGNVHNMGYYLADGIYPQWPVFLKTIRCPIGDSRKYFARAQESVRKDVERAFGVLQSRFALVNGPTRFYYQVDIADIMYACIIMHNMIIEDEHEGVLNVTNDTSVASSSHGVSTESESARRGVPYNEHERFKAFMDIHQKEAHRALQHDMIEELWANRNRAHRP from the coding sequence atgaattctgAATCATCTTCTCATTCTCGGTCCGACGAGGAGAtatctcattcttcttccgaagaGGAGGTACCTCCCGCTCCCACCGGATGGGATGTCGCGGGTTTCGCCAACAACCCAGTCAACAACTATATCTCCCGTTTCATACAAAGCGAGCTTGCTCGAATGCAGCAGCCACCCCAACGGCCAATCCGCAGGCGGCGCCGATACATCCCCCGCGACCACGCTGGTGGGCACGATCGGCTGTTTGCCGATTATTTTGCTGAGAAACCACGTTATCCGGCAGATGTATTTCGTCGCCGATTCATAATGCGCCGCTCCCTCTTCCTGCGCATTGTTAATGCGTTGTCCGCGCGTTACCCCGAGTTCCGGCTCCAGCGAGACGCCACAGGGAAGCCCGGTCTATTGCCCCTGCAGAAATGCACTGTTGCCATCCGAAAATTGGCATATGGAGGGTCCGCCGACATGTTCGATGAGTATCTGCAATGCGGCGAGACGACTGGCAACGAGTGCCTGAAGAATTTTTGTCAGGGCGTGCGAGAGATATTTGGGGAGCACTACCTTCGCTCGCCGGACGCAGCTGACTGCCAGTTCCTGCTGGATTGGCACTGGAGGACCCACGGCTTTCCGAGGATGCTCGGCAGCATCGACTGTATGCATtggcagtggaagaactgcccaACCGCGTGGCGAGGCCAGTTCACTACCGGCTACAAAGGTACGCATCCCGCCATCATTCTTGAAGCCATTGCCGACCAACGgctttggatttggcatgcttattttggtatagCCGGGTTGAACAACGACCTAAATGTTCTCAATTCCTtgccccttttcaacgagcggGTCAACGGGTTAGGCCCCTCTATCGAATTCACGGCCAATGGCAATGTGCATAACATGGGGTACTACCTGGCTGACGGCATCTATCCGCAATGGCCCGTGTttttgaagacgatcagatgccCAATCGGAGATAGTAGAAAGTATTTTGCCCGAGCGCAAGAGTCTGtgcgcaaggatgtggagagggcgtttggggtgctccaatcaCGATTTGCACTGGTAAATGGTCCGACGCGCTTTTACTACCAGGTGGATAttgccgacatcatgtatgcgtgcatcatcatgcataacatgatcatcGAGGATGAACACGAAGGCGTCCTCAACGTCACCAATGACACCAGTGTTGCATCATCGAGTCACGGTGTCTCAACCGAGTCCGAGTCCGCCCGCCGGGGTGTACCGTACAACGAACATGAACGGTTCAAGGCGTTCATGGACATACACCAAAAGGAGGCCCATCGAGCACTACAACACGATATGATCGAAGAATTGTGGGCAAATAGAAACCGCGCCCaccgcccttga
- the LOC125201361 gene encoding probable magnesium transporter NIPA6 isoform X2: MITMIVGEVANFVAYIYAPAVLVTPLGALSIIVSAVLAHFILKERLRQMGILGCVSCIVGSVVIVLHAPEEHTPSSVQEVWKLATEPAFLIYVAATLSITLVLILHFEPLYGQTNILVYLGICSLMGALTVVSIKAIGIAIKLTLEGINQFKYAKTWFFISVAVIFVIMQLNYLNKALDTFNTAIVSPIYYVMFTTLTIMASAIMFKDWSGQDASSIASEICGFITVLTGTIILHMTREEEQPNATGAVTWFDGDRSKAVREEPHFITLDNSDYFD, translated from the exons ATGATCACGA TGATTGTTGGAGAGGTCGCCAATTTCGTTGCTTATATTTATGCTCCAGCTGTTCTTGTGACCCCTCTTGGTGCATTAAGTATTATTGTTAG TGCTGTTCTGGCACACTTTATATTGAAGGAACGTTTGCGACAGATGGGAATACTGGGATGCGTTTCATGTATTGTAGGGTCCGTCGTCATTGTTTTGCATGCGCCAGAAGAGCATACTCCTAGTTCGGTACAAGAAGTCTGGAAGCTGGCTACTGAACCAG CATTTCTTATATATGTAGCAGCCACATTATCCATCACACTAGTGCTGATACTGCATTTCGAGCCTCTTTATGGGCAGACGAATATCTTAGTTTACCTGGGGATTTGTTCTTTGATGGGAGCACTTACG GTTGTCAGCATAAAGGCGATTGGGATCGCCATTAAGCTAACCTTAGAGGGGatcaatcaatttaaatatgcaaagacttggttcttcattTCAGTTGCAGTAATCTTTGTGATCATGCAGTTGAATTATTTGAACAAG GCACTTGACACTTTCAATACAGCAATTGTTTCTCCTATATATTATGTGATGTTCACCACTCTGACTATCATGGCGAGTGCTATAATGTTCAAG GACTGGTCGGGTCAAGACGCGAGCAGCATTGCCTCTGAGATATGTGGATTCATTACTGTTCTCACCGGAACCATCATACTTCACATGACACGAGAAGAGGAACAGCCTAATGCTACAG GAGCTGTAACTTGGTTTGATGGAGACCGGTCGAAAGCAGTTCGGGAGGAACCTCATTTCATTACATTGGATAATTCTGATTACTTTGATTGA
- the LOC125201361 gene encoding probable magnesium transporter NIPA6 isoform X1 — MGVSDNSRGLILAVVSSLFVGMSFILKKKGLRRAAAAGTRAGGGGYTYLLEPLWWAGMITMIVGEVANFVAYIYAPAVLVTPLGALSIIVSAVLAHFILKERLRQMGILGCVSCIVGSVVIVLHAPEEHTPSSVQEVWKLATEPAFLIYVAATLSITLVLILHFEPLYGQTNILVYLGICSLMGALTVVSIKAIGIAIKLTLEGINQFKYAKTWFFISVAVIFVIMQLNYLNKALDTFNTAIVSPIYYVMFTTLTIMASAIMFKDWSGQDASSIASEICGFITVLTGTIILHMTREEEQPNATGAVTWFDGDRSKAVREEPHFITLDNSDYFD; from the exons ATGGGAGTTTCGGATAATTCGAGGGGGTTGATACTGGCAGTGGTTTCGAGTTTGTTTGTTGGGATGAGCTTCATCTTGAAGAAGAAAGGTCTGAGGAGAGCCGCTGCAGCTGGCACGCGCGCAG GAGGTGGAGGCTACACGTACTTGTTAGAACCTCTTTGGTGGGCAGGAATGATCACGA TGATTGTTGGAGAGGTCGCCAATTTCGTTGCTTATATTTATGCTCCAGCTGTTCTTGTGACCCCTCTTGGTGCATTAAGTATTATTGTTAG TGCTGTTCTGGCACACTTTATATTGAAGGAACGTTTGCGACAGATGGGAATACTGGGATGCGTTTCATGTATTGTAGGGTCCGTCGTCATTGTTTTGCATGCGCCAGAAGAGCATACTCCTAGTTCGGTACAAGAAGTCTGGAAGCTGGCTACTGAACCAG CATTTCTTATATATGTAGCAGCCACATTATCCATCACACTAGTGCTGATACTGCATTTCGAGCCTCTTTATGGGCAGACGAATATCTTAGTTTACCTGGGGATTTGTTCTTTGATGGGAGCACTTACG GTTGTCAGCATAAAGGCGATTGGGATCGCCATTAAGCTAACCTTAGAGGGGatcaatcaatttaaatatgcaaagacttggttcttcattTCAGTTGCAGTAATCTTTGTGATCATGCAGTTGAATTATTTGAACAAG GCACTTGACACTTTCAATACAGCAATTGTTTCTCCTATATATTATGTGATGTTCACCACTCTGACTATCATGGCGAGTGCTATAATGTTCAAG GACTGGTCGGGTCAAGACGCGAGCAGCATTGCCTCTGAGATATGTGGATTCATTACTGTTCTCACCGGAACCATCATACTTCACATGACACGAGAAGAGGAACAGCCTAATGCTACAG GAGCTGTAACTTGGTTTGATGGAGACCGGTCGAAAGCAGTTCGGGAGGAACCTCATTTCATTACATTGGATAATTCTGATTACTTTGATTGA